The genomic stretch GCGCGCCCAATCCTCACTATTTTCAAGTATTTCTGTAAATCTGATTTTGTATGTCAGCTGTTTATCATGAAGGTCCATGATTTTGCCTGCCGTAAATTCCGATATTGGCAAAATCAAACTGCTGGCCATCCCTTTATTATCTACGTTTGGCAAAAACAATGCTCTCAATTCCTTTACATCTGCCGTAATAATGCCAGCCTGCTCCTGTAAATTTTCACTATGCAGCTGAGCCAACTCTAGTCTTTCAATTTTTACGGCTCTAGGTGAATCACTCAGTTTTTCAACACCTAACGAAATCTTGCCAGACTCAGCATTCTTGACCCAGCGAATAGCGCCAATTTTCCAGGGTCCGTTACTCTCTGCATCGCGCACCCCAATCAATCTGCCAACCTCTGCATTACTACATGCATCGGAATGAATAATCAAGCCATAGCCTGTAGCACTTTCATTTTCAATCGGCCATTTTGCTGACAGGGCATTTAATGAACAACTTTCACTATTAGAAGAATGACTGTCCAGCATAGAGATAACACAACTGATGCCACAAACAACTTCAACTGTTTTATTGTCACTCAGCTCTCGTGGATAAACTCTTGCAGCAGAATCAGTCATCCATAGCGTAGAAAGTTGCTCCATAAAATCTAAACAGGCACTGTCGCAATATTTACCCTCAATTCCAATCCGATCCAATTGTTTACCTTCACGCTGCAAACGCAAGGATCTGGTAACTTCAGCAAGCAATGGGCTGATATCCCAAAACCGCAATTTTTCTCCTTCAGTCTCAGGAACAATTTTTCCGGCACCTGCTGGTTTAGACAAATCGATAAAATGCGTATGCCTGTTTTCAGCATAGTGGTTATCCAGATGCATTACCTCAGCCCATCGCATCAGCCACTGTTCAACCAACTCAATTTGCTCAATCTGCAAGCTTGTAGGCACCAGCATATCCAGCATCAGGATTCTGAAATATTCCATCATGCATGAACTTTCACTACTGCCGCCTGCTATCGTTACTTTTTCGTTTGAAAATCCATGCAACTCACTCAGCCGATAAAGTTTATGCAATCGCTTCCACATATTAGGCTGCACCATCTCCTGATGGAAATAACGCCACTTTATCTCTCCGCTTAAATAATGAATTGCCCTCACTGTTATTAACGGGATCATTTTACTGATCTCACTCTGTTCAGGATGATCCAGGTAATCACGTATAAATGCCTGATATCCATGTGCAAGGTGCCAGAAATTGGCAAATATGCATTTCCACAGTTTTTGTTCTAATTCTGGATCTGATGCATGCTTTTTTAAATAAATGTCACACAAATTTTTCTGCAGAAGCTGGCTTCCTTCATCCAGCCTCATCAAAATTTGCAAGCGTTCTTTAGTCAAAGGATCTGTACTGGAATTGAAAATATTCAAAGCATCTGAAATATGCTTGTGAGCCTGATATTCATCTTTAAGTGATAAAGAGTTCAACCACCGCTCGGTAACCCGCAAGCTGGAAAGCGGATCAATAATTTTCTTTCTGAAATAATAAAATAGGTCAATCATTCGGTTCACACAATGCAATAGTTAACTCTATCCTTGCATGAATCGTGCCCGATATCGGCGCCACAAAATAGATAGTATATATTTAATTATCAATATGTTATGAAAAATAGTACATAAGTACTAAGATGAGAACACGAACAAGGATGTCAGTAAAATGACACCTCATTCTGTAGTGCAGACGAAAAAAAGGGTGCCTCAGCACCCTTTAAAATGTTACAACTTACACGGTTTAGTGAGTCGCAAGCGCCAGCATCAAACCATTCAGACGATGCACAAAACCGGCAGGATCTTCCAGTTGACCACCTTCTGAAAGCATCGCCTGATCAAAAAGAATAAAACTCCAGTCAAAAAAACGCTCCTGCCCCGCTTCTGACTTGATTTTCTGAACGATCGGGTGCTGGGGATTAATTTCCAGTACAGGTGTGCTATGAGGCACATTTTGTCCAGCCGCTTTAAGCATACGTTCAAGGTTACCACTTAAATCCTGCGCACCCGCAACCAGGCAAGCTGGCGAACTGGTCAGACGATTAGTAGTGCGCACCTCTTTAACCTTGTCGCCAAGTACTTCCTTGATTTTGTCGGTCAATTCCTTGAATTCATCAGCTTCTTTTTCAAGCTCGGCCTTTTCCGATTCATCCTGCAGTTTACCCAAGTCCAAATCACCCTTGGCAACAGACTTCATGGATTTACCATCAAATTCAGTAAGATGCGACACCATCCACTCATCTACGCGCTCGTGCAGCAATATGACTTCAATGCCTTTCTTGCGGAAAATCTCCAGATGAGGACTGTTTTTTGCTGCAGCAAAGCTATCTGCAGTTACAAAGTAGATCGTGTCCTGCCCTTCTTTCATGCGGGAAACATAATCTTCCAGGCTTACATCCTGAGCATCAGTGTCAGTATGGGTTGAAGCAAAACGCAATAATTTCGCTATGCGCTCTTTATTAGAGAAATCTTCACCGACACCTTCTTTCAGCACCAGACCAAATTCTTTCCAGAATGTGGCATATTTTTCTTTATGGTTTTCCGCAAGATCTTCCAGCATGGAAAGAACCTTTTTTACGGAGCCAATGCGCATCGCATCAATGTCTTTACTGTGCTGCAATATTTCACGGGATACATTCAGCGGCAGATCATTTGAATCAATTACTCCACGAACAAAGCGCATGTAGTAAGGCATCAACTGTTCGGCATCGTCCATAATAAATACGCGACGAATATACAGCTTTATGCCATGACGGTTCTCTCTATCCCACAAATCAAACGGCGCACGGGAAGGCACATACAACAGCTGTGTATACTCCTGTTTACCTTCTACTTTGCTATGGGTATAAGCAAGCGGCGGCTCGAAATCATGCGCAACGTGCTTATAAAACTCCTCATACTGCTCCTGAGTTATTTCATTCTTTGGTCGTGCCCACAATGCATTTGCCTGGTTAACCGTTTCATCTTCATCGGTTACAACATTCTCGCTCTTGTCCTTATCCCACTCTTCCTTCTTCATGACAATCGGCAAGGTGATATGGTCTGAATATTTACGGATTATGCCGCGTAAACGCATTCCGCTGAGCAACTCATCTTCGCCTTCACGCAGATGCAAAATTACATCCGTTCCACGAGTTTCCTTTTCTACTGTTTCCAGCGTATAGTCGCCCTCACCGCCAGATTCCCAGCACACGCCATGCTCTTTAGTCAGCCCAGCGCGACGTGTGATCAAAGTCACTTTATCCGCAACAATAAAGGCTGAATAAAAACCGACACCAAACTGTCCAATCAGGTGTGAATCCTTGGCCTGATCACCAGTTAATGATTGAAAAAACTCTTTGGTGCCTGATTTTGCAATGGTTCCGACATTCTCTATCACTTCACTGCGGGACATACCAATACCATTATCGGAAATACTCAGGGTACGAGCCGCTTTATCAAACGAAATGCGGATTTTCAGATCACTGTCATTTTCATATAGCGCTTCGTCGGTAAGCCCCTCAAAGCGCAATTTATCTGATGCGTCAGAAGCATTCGAAATCAGCTCCCGCAAAAAAATTTCCTTGTTGCTGTACAAGGAGTGAATCATCAGTTTCATTAATTGCTGGACTTCAGCCTGAAAGCCAAGTGTTTCCTTGTGAGTTTCCCCAGTCATTTCTTATAACTCCTAAATTGCCAGATTGATCTTAAAACAGCTGAATTTCAAATGGGGATGGCAAATGATTTTTCAAGTAGGAAGACAAACCAAACAAGAATGAAACTGATAAGGCAGATGGATGAGACCAAAAGCGGAGATGCGCTTTCCCCCATCTATCTGTGCAATTCAAAATGGCTATGAATGATGCTACAGAAGGGGTAAAGCAAGATGCTTTATCAATAAAGCGACCAGCATTTGATTGCCGCTGTAAAAATCATTCAAAAACGGCTGTGAAGGAAATTTCCTTGTCTGGTTTACCTATGTAATACCCTTGAGCGTAATCCACTCCGTATCCCTTCAACAAAGCAAGAATTTCGGCATTTTCAACAAATTCTGCAACTGTCTTCTTACCAAACCCTCTTGCTGCTTCAACCAAGACTTTGACAAAAACCTGATCATCCGGATTCTGGGTCAGGTTACGTATAAATGAACCATCGATTTTGACATAATCTACAGGCAATTGTTTCACATAGTGAAATGATGAAAAACCAATTCCAAAATCATCCAATGCAAATGTGCACCCTAATTCCTTAATACTTTGCATCAAAGCTCTTGCTGCTTGAAAGTCTTCAACAGCTGCCGTTTCTGTAATTTCAAAAATCAGATTTTCTGGATTGACCTGATATCGTTCCAATTCACGCTTCAACAAATCGACCAGAATCGGGTCTTCAAAACTGCGGCCGGAGAGATTAATGGAAAGCATGACGCTATTATTCATCTTCTCAAGTTCCGCAAGTTTTCGTATCGCCTTGCTTAATACCATATGATCAATTGATCGTATCAAGCCGGTTTCCTCTGCCACCCCGATGAAATCACCGGGCATTGCGAGGGTGCCATCCCGTTTGCGTATCCGTATTAATGTTTCATAATGAGATACGGTTTTTTCTGCTATTGACATGATAGGCTGAAAAAATAGCTCGAACCTGTCTTCTGCAAGCGCCTTTTCGATATTTTCTGCCCAGTGAACGCGTTTTGTAATTCGTTCCATGAGTTGAGTATCCGGCGCATATAAATGCCAGTTTCCTCGCCCCTTCGCTTTCGCCTGGAACATGGCAAGGTCAGAATAAGTAAATACTTCCTGGGGTGTATTACCGTATTGGGGAAAGATGACTATACCAATACACACGGTAATCTTATGAGATTTCCATGCACCAGGTAACTCAATTTTACCCAGTTGCAGATTAATTTTTCTTGCCATTTGAATGGCACCGGCCGCATCCATCTGGGAAAATGCAACGACAAAATCATCTCCTCCCATCCGGCCAGTTAATGCAGGTTTAGGCGTCAATGACTGCAATTCCGTGGCCACCGCCTTTAAAAGCGCATCACCAACATCATGCCCCCCCGTATCATTCACATATTTAAATTCATCCACATCAAAACTCAGTAACGCGCCGGATGTACCATCCGCTGAAACCGAATCCAGAATAATACGTAATTCTTCATCAAACCGTCTTCGGTTCATTAATCCGGTCAGCGAATCAAAATCAGCAAGGAATGAAACCTGTTTTTCTGCCTGGCGAAGTTCAGTAATATCCAATCCAACAGACAAAACTACGGGATCGTCAGGATTCATACTATAGAGCCGGGAATGTGACCAAATAATATTATGCAGCCTCCCATCTCTGGCCAAAATACGGCACTCATTACTTAAATGGCCATCTTCCTGAGAAATCAGCTGTGCAAATTCAATTCGGCGTTTTTCCACTTCCAATTCGTTACTAAAATGCTTGGCAAAGTCCATCCCTATTATTTCAGAGTGCGTATAACCAAATATCTTCTGGGCGTATCCATTTGCCATCATGATACGCCCCTGCCGATTCTGGGTAATAATGATCGCTTGTGCGGTATCCAGTAAACCTGTTACAAAATCCTTTTCCTTGGAAAGTTCGCTAACCAGTTTTGCCAGCACATCTGCACGTTGCGCAACTTCTTCATTCAAGCTTTCAAGGCGGTCTGCCAACGCTACAGCCGTTTCATCAAGCAGGTCAATTTCATCAATATGCCCGCTTTTTCGGACATGCTGACGGATGCTGGAACGAACCAATTCAAATTCACCCTGCCCCAACATCGGAATTGTCTGAGCAGTACGGCGCAAACGCATCATTGGTAGCCACAAAAACGCAAGCAGCAATATTTCTGACAACAACAAACCGAGCAAACCAGCCACAAACCCTTTCCAGTTTGCATTCCGTATTTTTGCCATTGATTCCGTAATATCAAAAATCATCACGAAATTTGCCTGTCCTGGGTAATTGGCAACGAGTAATGGAATCCTTGCAATTTCGAAGTTAAAATCTTTTAAACTCAATTGATTTACGGTCATTTGATGTTGATCAGCTTTACCTTGAAAAGGGAGCAGATCCAATATAGGCAGGTTATTTTCAGCTCCGGAGAGCGCTACCACTCTGGATTTAAGTGCCGGAAGAGCACGGTAGGTAGACTTAAGACTTTTTTCCTGGTCGTAAGGCACAAGCAAACCGACATCTGATCCAGAAATCTGTTTAAACGCAAGAATAACGTCCGCAAGGGATGCAGAAACAAACAAAGCACCTACATATTTACCTTTAACCAAAACTGGAATCACCATATTCTGTATACAGCCATTCAAACAATCGATGTAACTAACTGGTTTTTCCTTTATATGCACCTGCTTGACATATTCACTTCTAAGCCGTTCAGACACTGGCGAGTCTTCGAAATTATCCCAGTTAGCTAATAACTCACCTGCCTCACTATAAAAACGAACGCCATCGAGTCCCATATCCAATTGCATGGAAGACCAGTGGCTCTCAAATGCGTCCTGCACAAGGTTTGCTCGAGAAGATTCCAGTGACTCTTTCATCAGCGGCAAATCCGGGATTAAACTTCCTAATTGCTGCAGCCTTGAAGTAGATTGCTTCAGCAACCCTTGCAGTAACTGTTCATGCTGCAAGCGAAATGCTCTTCGTGAATCTTCAAATTGTTGCTGGAGATTGAGGTAATTTAATAAGGTGAATGAACCGTTGATGATAAGCAATACAAGGCTGAGCAGAAGCATTACTTTCCACTTCAGACTAAAGAAACCAATTGTTTTGGGTAATCCCAAAGATTTATTCAAAGATAATTCCCTAAGTAATCAATGCCATTCAGAACCTGTAAGCACCTTGAAAAAGAAATAAATTCCAGCGTCTTACCGGTGATACAGATCCCAAATTATCTTCAAAAGGTAGCCATCCAGTTCCATCAATTGTATGGAACTCTCCACTTAACATGAATGAAGGTGTTACATCATGACGCAAGCCAATTGTCCAATCCTTGGCGTAATAAAAATAAGCAGGTCTTTTGGATAGCGTTGCATTTCGCTCACCACTCCGGTCATGTCTGTCTTGATACAAAACGTCATATCGAATCAACCCTTCCCAACTTGGCGCGAATCGATATACACCTTGAACATACGCGCTTTCACCTTGTACTTCCCGGTCAGCCAAAACAGGGCCAAAACCGGAAAATTGACTTTCTCTTAAGGCATATTCACTGGTAAAGCTCCACTTTTCAGTATTGTATTGAAAGGAAAGCATCCAGGGAGAAAAAGAGAAAGTACCCGA from Sulfurirhabdus autotrophica encodes the following:
- the htpG gene encoding molecular chaperone HtpG, which produces MTGETHKETLGFQAEVQQLMKLMIHSLYSNKEIFLRELISNASDASDKLRFEGLTDEALYENDSDLKIRISFDKAARTLSISDNGIGMSRSEVIENVGTIAKSGTKEFFQSLTGDQAKDSHLIGQFGVGFYSAFIVADKVTLITRRAGLTKEHGVCWESGGEGDYTLETVEKETRGTDVILHLREGEDELLSGMRLRGIIRKYSDHITLPIVMKKEEWDKDKSENVVTDEDETVNQANALWARPKNEITQEQYEEFYKHVAHDFEPPLAYTHSKVEGKQEYTQLLYVPSRAPFDLWDRENRHGIKLYIRRVFIMDDAEQLMPYYMRFVRGVIDSNDLPLNVSREILQHSKDIDAMRIGSVKKVLSMLEDLAENHKEKYATFWKEFGLVLKEGVGEDFSNKERIAKLLRFASTHTDTDAQDVSLEDYVSRMKEGQDTIYFVTADSFAAAKNSPHLEIFRKKGIEVILLHERVDEWMVSHLTEFDGKSMKSVAKGDLDLGKLQDESEKAELEKEADEFKELTDKIKEVLGDKVKEVRTTNRLTSSPACLVAGAQDLSGNLERMLKAAGQNVPHSTPVLEINPQHPIVQKIKSEAGQERFFDWSFILFDQAMLSEGGQLEDPAGFVHRLNGLMLALATH
- a CDS encoding bifunctional diguanylate cyclase/phosphodiesterase; translated protein: MNKSLGLPKTIGFFSLKWKVMLLLSLVLLIINGSFTLLNYLNLQQQFEDSRRAFRLQHEQLLQGLLKQSTSRLQQLGSLIPDLPLMKESLESSRANLVQDAFESHWSSMQLDMGLDGVRFYSEAGELLANWDNFEDSPVSERLRSEYVKQVHIKEKPVSYIDCLNGCIQNMVIPVLVKGKYVGALFVSASLADVILAFKQISGSDVGLLVPYDQEKSLKSTYRALPALKSRVVALSGAENNLPILDLLPFQGKADQHQMTVNQLSLKDFNFEIARIPLLVANYPGQANFVMIFDITESMAKIRNANWKGFVAGLLGLLLSEILLLAFLWLPMMRLRRTAQTIPMLGQGEFELVRSSIRQHVRKSGHIDEIDLLDETAVALADRLESLNEEVAQRADVLAKLVSELSKEKDFVTGLLDTAQAIIITQNRQGRIMMANGYAQKIFGYTHSEIIGMDFAKHFSNELEVEKRRIEFAQLISQEDGHLSNECRILARDGRLHNIIWSHSRLYSMNPDDPVVLSVGLDITELRQAEKQVSFLADFDSLTGLMNRRRFDEELRIILDSVSADGTSGALLSFDVDEFKYVNDTGGHDVGDALLKAVATELQSLTPKPALTGRMGGDDFVVAFSQMDAAGAIQMARKINLQLGKIELPGAWKSHKITVCIGIVIFPQYGNTPQEVFTYSDLAMFQAKAKGRGNWHLYAPDTQLMERITKRVHWAENIEKALAEDRFELFFQPIMSIAEKTVSHYETLIRIRKRDGTLAMPGDFIGVAEETGLIRSIDHMVLSKAIRKLAELEKMNNSVMLSINLSGRSFEDPILVDLLKRELERYQVNPENLIFEITETAAVEDFQAARALMQSIKELGCTFALDDFGIGFSSFHYVKQLPVDYVKIDGSFIRNLTQNPDDQVFVKVLVEAARGFGKKTVAEFVENAEILALLKGYGVDYAQGYYIGKPDKEISFTAVFE